One window from the genome of Candidatus Chlorohelix allophototropha encodes:
- a CDS encoding NAD(P)/FAD-dependent oxidoreductase has translation MKLGVIGGGVLGLTVALRRAQAGDEVIIFEKGQESGGLAASFPVTTKGKDGAHLEKYYHHIFGTDKDIIRLIDELGLTSEMVWKKPNSAILRDGKIFRLDGVVSILRLKPIPFIDRIRMGVVGLYLKLEGNYQRLSKTTANAWVQKWMGKNSYEVVWKPQLVNKFGDKYDQIAMPWLWSRIHERTFALGYMRGGFNKFYVKLEEAVKKAGGQVRFGANISAIKPTPDGKVSITESGQEYIFDKVVTTVPTRVFTKMAEASLPQSYIEKYGGANSVEHYGAQVVVLSLKRSVMPAYWLSITDPGYPFLAMVEHTNFMPTSDYDGQHLLYMGNYLPHTHPYFSKSAEEMVKEFIPAIKRINPDFDESWINRFWVWGGPYAQPIVTMDYYSKLPPHETPIPNVYLANMAHVYPQDRGQNYSIKLGEKIAKLL, from the coding sequence ATGAAATTAGGGGTTATCGGTGGCGGAGTGCTAGGCTTGACGGTGGCGCTGCGCCGCGCGCAAGCAGGCGATGAAGTGATAATCTTCGAGAAGGGACAAGAGTCGGGCGGGCTTGCTGCCAGTTTCCCTGTAACCACAAAGGGCAAAGACGGGGCGCACCTTGAGAAATATTACCATCATATCTTCGGCACGGACAAAGACATTATTCGCCTGATTGACGAGCTTGGGCTTACCTCTGAAATGGTCTGGAAAAAGCCCAATTCTGCCATTTTGCGCGATGGTAAGATTTTCCGACTGGATGGAGTGGTCAGTATCCTGCGCCTAAAGCCCATCCCTTTCATTGACCGAATTCGCATGGGGGTGGTAGGGCTATATCTAAAGCTAGAAGGCAATTACCAGCGTCTTTCAAAAACCACCGCCAATGCTTGGGTGCAAAAATGGATGGGCAAAAACAGTTACGAGGTGGTTTGGAAACCGCAACTGGTCAACAAGTTCGGCGACAAGTACGATCAGATTGCCATGCCTTGGTTGTGGAGTCGTATCCATGAACGCACTTTTGCATTGGGCTACATGCGGGGCGGCTTTAATAAATTTTATGTCAAGTTAGAGGAAGCGGTTAAAAAAGCGGGTGGGCAAGTACGTTTCGGCGCAAACATCAGCGCCATTAAACCCACGCCCGATGGTAAGGTGAGTATTACCGAGAGCGGACAGGAGTATATCTTCGACAAAGTAGTGACTACAGTCCCGACCCGCGTCTTTACCAAAATGGCGGAAGCAAGCCTACCGCAAAGTTATATTGAAAAATACGGTGGGGCAAATTCGGTAGAACATTATGGGGCGCAAGTTGTAGTATTGTCGCTCAAACGCTCGGTAATGCCTGCCTACTGGTTGAGCATCACCGATCCCGGCTATCCCTTCTTAGCAATGGTGGAGCATACCAACTTTATGCCAACTTCCGACTACGATGGGCAACATTTGCTTTATATGGGCAATTACTTGCCACATACGCACCCCTATTTCTCCAAAAGCGCCGAGGAAATGGTCAAGGAGTTCATTCCTGCAATCAAGCGCATTAACCCAGATTTTGATGAAAGCTGGATTAACCGCTTCTGGGTTTGGGGTGGACCTTACGCGCAACCAATTGTAACTATGGATTATTATTCCAAGCTTCCACCGCACGAAACGCCTATCCCCAATGTGTATCTGGCAAATATGGCGCATGTGTACCCACAAGATCGAGGTCAAAACTATAGTATCAAGCTTGGCGAGAAAATCGCCAAACTGCTGTAA
- the lgt gene encoding prolipoprotein diacylglyceryl transferase, with the protein MREAQTSGYRLSRFILSFYGILAAYGFLLVLFFVLRAGEGNDPVLLKIGSLQLRWYGLIITVGVVLAALVAQFLAERRGDNSDTIWVLLVVTLVSGLVLARLWYVAFTWDNFKDSIFSIGNPLKAGGLEVWRGGIAIQGGILGGVIGAWVYCRIAKLNFWRFADYGSVGLAAGLAIGRWGNFFNNEAYGRETKYFFGIKIPCDYRTTGLTPGTVDLRCPPANPSGLNSNALFHPTFLYESLWVYAIFLALFYIAMKPKTFERRFKVRPRNGDLLLLFMVAYSIGRFLIEGLRTDSLYFGGEPSGLRVAQVVSLILILGGGFWLFYRHRQPTPDTEALSMRVAARVTPSEMKEPNSKENETRVEKETAESNEQE; encoded by the coding sequence ATGAGAGAGGCACAGACAAGCGGATACCGTTTATCCAGATTTATTCTCAGCTTTTACGGGATATTAGCAGCATATGGATTTCTGCTAGTCCTTTTTTTTGTGCTACGCGCCGGAGAGGGCAACGACCCGGTTTTATTGAAAATAGGCAGTTTGCAACTACGCTGGTACGGTCTGATTATTACTGTCGGGGTGGTGCTGGCAGCGTTGGTAGCGCAATTTCTCGCGGAACGGCGCGGTGACAACTCGGATACCATCTGGGTGCTGCTGGTAGTAACGCTTGTAAGCGGATTAGTATTAGCGCGCCTATGGTATGTAGCCTTCACTTGGGATAATTTCAAAGATAGTATCTTTAGCATTGGCAATCCCTTAAAAGCGGGGGGGCTGGAAGTATGGCGCGGGGGTATCGCGATTCAGGGCGGAATATTGGGCGGTGTAATCGGCGCGTGGGTTTATTGCCGAATCGCTAAACTCAATTTTTGGCGCTTTGCCGATTACGGTTCGGTAGGGTTGGCGGCAGGACTGGCAATCGGTCGTTGGGGAAACTTCTTCAATAATGAGGCTTATGGGCGCGAAACCAAATATTTCTTCGGCATAAAAATCCCCTGCGATTATCGCACCACCGGGCTAACCCCCGGCACAGTTGACCTACGCTGCCCACCCGCGAATCCTTCCGGGCTAAATTCCAACGCTCTTTTCCATCCCACTTTCCTATACGAATCATTGTGGGTATATGCCATATTCCTAGCGCTGTTCTATATCGCTATGAAACCCAAAACCTTTGAGCGTCGTTTTAAGGTGCGACCACGTAACGGCGATTTGCTTTTGCTCTTTATGGTGGCTTATTCCATCGGACGCTTCCTGATTGAAGGATTACGCACCGACAGTCTGTACTTCGGTGGCGAACCGAGCGGTTTGAGAGTAGCACAGGTGGTTTCGTTGATATTAATTCTGGGCGGCGGTTTTTGGCTGTTTTATCGCCATCGCCAACCCACGCCCGATACAGAAGCCTTGAGCATGCGGGTAGCTGCCAGAGTTACACCTTCTGAAATGAAAGAACCCAACAGCAAAGAAAATGAGACCCGGGTGGAAAAAGAAACCGCCGAAAGTAATGAGCAAGAGTAG